From Orcinus orca chromosome 3, mOrcOrc1.1, whole genome shotgun sequence, a single genomic window includes:
- the LOC101277344 gene encoding eukaryotic translation initiation factor 4E-like → MATVEPETTPTPNPPPTEEEKTESNEVANPEHYIKHPLQNRWALWFFKNDKSKTWQANLRLISKFDTVEDFWALYNHIQLSSNLMPGCDYSLFKDGIEPMWEDEKNKRGGRWLITLNKQQRRSDLDRFWLETLLCLIGESFDDYSDDVCGAVVNVRAKGDKIAIWTTECENREAVTHIGRVYKERLGLPPKIVIGYQSHADTATKSGSTTKNRFVV, encoded by the coding sequence ATGGCGACTGTGGAACCGGAAACCACCCCTACTCCTAATCCCCCACctacagaagaagagaaaacagaatctaATGAGGTTGCTAACCCAGAGCACTATATTAAACATCCTTTACAGAACAGATGGGCactctggttttttaaaaatgataaaagcaaaactTGGCAAGCAAACCTTCGGCTGATCTCTAAGTTTGATACTGTTGAAGACTTTTGGGCTCTGTACAACCATATCCAGTTGTCTAGTAATTTAATGCCTGGCTGTGACTACTCACTTTTTAAGGATGGTATTGAGCCTATGtgggaagatgagaaaaacaaacgAGGAGGACGATGGCTCATTACATTGAACAAACAGCAGAGACGAAGTGACCTCGATCGCTTTTGGCTAGAGACACTGCTGTGCCTTATTGGAGAGTCTTTTGATGACTACAGTGATGATGTATGTGGAGCTGTGGTTAATGTTAGAGCTAAAGGTGATAAAATAGCAATATGGACTACTGAATGTGAAAACAGAGAAGCAGTTACACATATAGGGAGGGTATACAAGGAAAGGTTAGGACTTCCTCCAAAGATAGTGATTGGTTATCAGTCCCATGCAGACACAGCTACTAAGAGCGGCTCCACCACTAAAAATAGGTTTGTTGTTTAA